A DNA window from Loxodonta africana isolate mLoxAfr1 chromosome 7, mLoxAfr1.hap2, whole genome shotgun sequence contains the following coding sequences:
- the C7H11orf58 gene encoding small acidic protein, translating into MSAARESHPHGVKRSASPDDDLGSSNWEAADLGNEERKQKFLRLMGAGKKEHTGRLVIGDHKSTSHFRTGEEDKKINEELESQYQQSMDSKLSGRYRRHCGLGFSEVEDHDGEGDVAGDDDDDDESPDPESPDDSASDSESEKEESAEELHAAEHPDEAEDPKSKKDAKSNYKMMFVKSSGS; encoded by the exons ATGAGTGCTGCCAGGGAGTCCCACCCGCATGGGGTGAAGCGTTCCGCCTCCCCAGACGACGAT CTTGGATCTAGCAATTGGGAGGCAGCAGACTTAGGTaatgaagagagaaaacaaaagttcTTGAGACTTATGGGAGCAGGAAAG AAAGAACACACCGGCCGTCTTGTTATAGGAGATCACAAATCAACATCTCACTTTCGAACAG GGGAAGAAGACAAGAAAATTAATGAAGAACTGGAGTCTCAATATCAGCAAAGCATGGACAGTAAATTATCAGGAAGATATCGGCGACATTGTGGACTTGGCTTCAGTGAG GTAGAAGATCACGATGGAGAAGGTGATGTGGCtggagatgatgatgatgatgatgagtcACCGGACCCGGAGAGTCCAGATGACTCCGCAAGTGACTCAGAGTCAGAGAAAGAAGAGTCCGCTGAAGAGCTGCATGCCGCTGAGCACCCTGATGAAGCGGAGGATCCCAAAAGCAAAAAAGATGCAAAAAGCAACTATAAAATGATGTTTGTTAAATCCAGTGGGTCATAA